The Argopecten irradians isolate NY chromosome 6, Ai_NY, whole genome shotgun sequence genome has a window encoding:
- the LOC138324724 gene encoding acyl-coenzyme A thioesterase 13-like translates to MTDNDEGLRLSRQIQNQRTSLGGHEANLKRLRILSGGEGSMVCELDVLPSDRNSHGTLHGGMICTLADSVSSWAFHVVERKQDSVSTDLHVMFMKPAKIGSTIVIEAHTVKRGKKMAFLEVTIKDKEKGFIVAKVSHSKIILDVGTKLLKSNM, encoded by the exons ATGACTGACAACGATGAGGGCCTACGTCTCTCTAGACAGATACAGAACCAACGGACATCACTCGGTGGACATGAGGCCAATCTTAAACGG TTACGGATCCTGTCCGGAGGGGAAGGCAGCATGGTGTGCGAACTGGACGTGTTACCATCAGACAGGAACAGTCACGGCACCCTCCATGGCGGTATGATCTGTACACTGGCTGACTCCGTATCCTCATGGGCATTTCATGTTGTCGAACGCAAACAAGACAGCGTCAGTACCGACCTCCACGTCAT gTTCATGAAGCCGGCGAAAATTGGTTCGACAATCGTTATAGAAGCTCACACAGTCAAGCGTGGTAAGAAAATGGCTTTCTTGGAAGTAACCATCAAAGACAAAGAAAAAGGCTTCATTGTCGCTAAAGTTAGTCACTCCAAAATCATATTAG ATGTTGGGACCAAACTCCTTAAAAGCAACATGTGA